A genomic stretch from Methylorubrum extorquens includes:
- the mxaA gene encoding MxaA protein (Evidence 2a : Function from experimental evidences in other organisms; Product type e : enzyme), producing the protein MRALPLALLLAQVSLPAAAQVRGVELRTPRAFGYFQGDLVQVQAEIRTDPGFTLQRSSLPKPGPVTYWLDLRDVRTEESRGADGAHVIRLRLTYQDFYVALDARTLEVPGFPVTVENAGTNGSTTAVAQLPAWKIGVSPLREVQPERRDDPAEYLRPDGRVPRLDPQPALASAAGFLALAVLALLLLAYDRAWWIFRKRRGRPFAQALKALRRAKRRSQGEALYREALLALHRGLDATDGRRVLADDLPDFLGRHPALRGQASGLERFFSASRLAFFGRDTAGAGTTLPLPEAEALLRRLGAVERSA; encoded by the coding sequence CGCACGCCCCGCGCCTTCGGCTACTTCCAGGGCGACCTCGTGCAGGTCCAGGCCGAGATCCGCACCGATCCCGGCTTCACCCTGCAGCGATCCTCCCTGCCGAAGCCCGGCCCGGTCACCTACTGGCTCGATCTGCGCGACGTGCGCACGGAGGAGAGCCGGGGCGCGGACGGCGCCCATGTGATCCGGCTGCGCCTGACCTATCAGGACTTCTACGTCGCGCTCGATGCCCGGACCCTCGAAGTGCCGGGCTTTCCCGTCACCGTCGAGAATGCCGGCACGAACGGCTCGACCACGGCGGTGGCGCAGCTGCCCGCCTGGAAGATCGGCGTCTCGCCCTTACGCGAGGTGCAGCCCGAGCGGCGCGACGACCCGGCCGAGTACCTGCGGCCCGACGGGCGCGTCCCGCGCCTCGATCCGCAGCCGGCGCTCGCCTCGGCGGCCGGCTTCCTCGCGCTCGCCGTTCTGGCGCTGCTGCTGCTCGCCTACGACCGGGCGTGGTGGATTTTTCGGAAGCGCCGTGGCCGGCCGTTCGCGCAGGCGCTGAAAGCCCTCCGCCGGGCGAAGCGGCGCTCGCAGGGCGAAGCCCTGTACCGCGAGGCGCTGCTCGCCCTTCATCGCGGCCTCGACGCCACCGACGGACGCCGGGTGCTCGCCGACGACCTGCCCGACTTCCTCGGCCGCCATCCCGCCCTCCGGGGACAGGCGAGCGGCCTCGAACGATTCTTCTCGGCCTCGCGGCTGGCCTTCTTCGGCCGCGACACCGCCGGGGCCGGGACGACGCTGCCCCTGCCCGAGGCCGAGGCGCTGCTGCGCCGGCTCGGCGCGGTCGAGCGGAGCGCGTGA
- the mxaK gene encoding MxaK protein (Evidence 2a : Function from experimental evidences in other organisms; Product type e : enzyme): MPSALTHAPSPSLRTRLGAGLGQGWRSLRPTLLVLLPILLLGTAAALALSAWRDARTNAAIAELEAGRDIAVPPDAPDAFLVARTKFLAFRDRLGEAEPLLETLDHRRSADAAARARYIVANARIREAFRLIERSELDKAGPQVTLARQDYRRALQARPNFWDAKFNFDVASRLIRDFPEFDRKFGDELKAEPKQIWTDIPGQPRGGP; encoded by the coding sequence ATGCCCTCCGCCCTCACCCACGCACCCTCCCCGTCCCTGCGCACCCGGCTCGGCGCGGGCTTGGGCCAGGGCTGGCGCAGCCTCCGCCCCACCCTGCTCGTGCTGCTGCCGATCCTGCTGCTCGGAACCGCCGCCGCCCTTGCGCTCTCGGCCTGGCGGGACGCGCGCACCAACGCGGCCATCGCCGAGTTGGAAGCGGGGCGCGACATCGCCGTCCCGCCGGACGCCCCCGACGCGTTCCTCGTCGCGCGGACAAAATTCCTGGCTTTTCGCGATCGCCTCGGCGAGGCGGAGCCGCTGCTGGAAACCCTCGACCATCGGCGGTCCGCCGACGCCGCGGCCCGCGCCCGCTACATCGTCGCCAATGCCCGCATCCGCGAAGCCTTCCGGCTGATCGAGCGCAGCGAACTCGACAAGGCCGGCCCGCAGGTCACCCTCGCGCGCCAGGATTACCGCCGGGCGCTCCAGGCCCGGCCAAACTTCTGGGACGCGAAGTTCAACTTCGACGTCGCCTCGCGCCTGATCCGCGACTTCCCCGAATTCGACCGCAAGTTCGGCGACGAGCTGAAGGCCGAGCCCAAGCAGATCTGGACCGACATTCCCGGCCAGCCAAGAGGCGGGCCATGA
- the mxaC gene encoding MxaC protein (Evidence 2a : Function from experimental evidences in other organisms; Product type e : enzyme): MTTLLPSLGLATPWLLWLLPLALLPLLLSVTRHSAVSSVAAAPEDPLSAGLQIVLTAAGMLAIGGLVLALAGPYRAGERVTRTGIGAQISMLIDRSGSMNETFAGRQPSGAEESKAAASRRILRDFVGERAHDQFAVTAFSTAPMLVVPMTDRHDAVRAAIAAIDRPGLDYTNVARGLGMALSQFGAGAPGVSRALLLVSDGAAVIDPRIQAQLRAEFTKVQPNLYWLFLRTKGSPSITDKPAGEDTPQAAPERHLDLFFKSLGVPYRAFEAEGAEAVANAVRQIEALERDPIPYTEERPRRDLAGWAYALAAFGLLLLVLAKLAETDFLRAPVRERSAAAAGPAPAAAPRRAAA, translated from the coding sequence GTGACGACGCTCCTCCCCTCCCTCGGCCTGGCCACGCCCTGGCTGCTCTGGCTCCTGCCGCTGGCGCTTCTGCCGCTGCTGCTGTCCGTCACCCGGCACAGCGCGGTCTCCTCGGTCGCGGCCGCACCCGAAGATCCCCTCTCCGCGGGTCTCCAGATTGTCCTGACCGCTGCCGGTATGCTGGCCATCGGCGGCCTCGTCCTGGCGCTGGCCGGGCCGTACCGCGCCGGCGAGCGGGTGACCCGCACCGGCATCGGCGCCCAGATCTCGATGCTGATCGACCGTTCGGGAAGCATGAACGAGACCTTTGCCGGCCGGCAGCCCTCGGGGGCGGAGGAGTCGAAGGCCGCCGCCTCCCGGCGCATCCTGCGCGACTTCGTCGGCGAGCGCGCTCACGACCAGTTCGCGGTGACCGCCTTCTCTACCGCCCCGATGCTGGTCGTGCCGATGACCGACCGGCACGACGCCGTGCGCGCGGCCATCGCCGCCATCGACCGGCCAGGCCTCGATTACACCAACGTCGCCCGCGGCCTCGGCATGGCGCTGTCGCAGTTCGGTGCGGGCGCTCCGGGGGTGTCGCGGGCGCTGCTGCTGGTCTCGGACGGGGCGGCGGTGATCGATCCGCGCATCCAGGCGCAGTTGCGCGCCGAGTTCACCAAGGTGCAGCCGAACCTCTACTGGCTGTTTCTGCGCACCAAGGGCTCGCCCTCGATCACCGACAAGCCCGCGGGCGAGGACACGCCCCAGGCCGCGCCCGAGCGCCATCTCGACCTGTTCTTCAAGAGCCTCGGCGTGCCCTATCGCGCCTTCGAGGCGGAGGGCGCCGAGGCCGTGGCCAACGCCGTGCGCCAGATCGAGGCGCTGGAGCGCGATCCGATCCCCTATACCGAGGAGCGCCCCCGCCGCGACCTCGCCGGCTGGGCCTACGCCCTCGCCGCCTTCGGCCTGCTCCTCCTCGTCCTCGCCAAGCTGGCCGAGACCGACTTTTTGCGCGCGCCCGTCCGTGAGCGGAGTGCCGCTGCGGCCGGCCCCGCGCCCGCCGCTGCGCCGAGAAGGGCCGCCGCCTGA